From the genome of Yersinia enterocolitica, one region includes:
- the cmtB gene encoding PTS mannitol transporter subunit IIA (TolM; with CmtA (IIBC), CmtB possibly forms the mannitol-like permease component of the cryptic mannitol phosphotransferase system, which phosphorylates and transports various carbohydrates and polyhydric alcohols in Escherichia coli; cytoplasmic protein), with the protein MLKTLLTSDVIQVVSQAKDWRDAIAISCKPLIDNGSIEARYVEAIYLSHEAIGPYYVVGPGIAMPHARPEEGVNKLALALTVITEGVTFNAEGNDPVKLLIVLAATDSNSHIEAISQLAQLFDNDNDVQTLLNAQTPQEIQSVIARY; encoded by the coding sequence ATGTTAAAAACACTGTTAACGTCAGACGTCATTCAGGTGGTTAGCCAGGCAAAAGACTGGCGTGATGCCATCGCCATTTCATGTAAGCCACTGATTGATAATGGCTCTATTGAAGCGCGTTATGTCGAGGCTATTTATCTCTCCCATGAGGCGATTGGCCCTTATTACGTAGTCGGCCCCGGCATTGCGATGCCACATGCCCGCCCGGAAGAAGGTGTGAATAAACTCGCTTTGGCATTAACCGTCATTACCGAGGGTGTCACTTTCAATGCTGAAGGTAATGACCCGGTCAAACTGCTCATAGTGTTAGCCGCGACAGACAGCAACAGCCACATCGAGGCTATTTCTCAACTCGCTCAGTTGTTCGATAACGATAACGATGTACAAACCCTACTTAATGCGCAAACGCCGCAAGAGATCCAATCTGTCATTGCGCGTTATTAA
- a CDS encoding LacI family DNA-binding transcriptional regulator, translating to MEKTRKRRNTGRVTLSDVANYAGVGSMTVSRALRTPEQVSDKLREKIEQAVETLGYIPNRTAGALASGHSDTVAVLIPSLTDKASSRFMQALQQILNKNEFQLLLGCHEYSQRKEAEILMTLLQSNPAAVVIFGSQLADKTYQLLERANIPTVNVVGSYFKGAKITLEAAFFESAYALSRHLLERGYHNIGFIGAHMDNRLQRQQLNGWHKAMLEHYKNADQTVTTPETASLQFGRYALTEILQRQPELDAVICSHEDIALGVLFECQRRLLKIPGGIAVACLDGSDNCDQTHPTLTSMRIDYRKMGKDAGKMLIELLESEDDGELSEPVSQSFSYKFEPRQST from the coding sequence ATGGAAAAAACGCGCAAGCGCCGTAATACCGGGCGGGTCACTCTATCGGATGTGGCGAATTACGCTGGGGTAGGGTCGATGACTGTTTCCCGAGCGCTGCGAACGCCGGAGCAGGTTTCAGATAAGTTACGTGAGAAGATAGAGCAAGCGGTTGAAACATTGGGATATATTCCTAATCGCACGGCAGGGGCTTTGGCTTCGGGGCATAGTGATACCGTGGCGGTTTTGATTCCGTCGCTGACCGATAAAGCCAGCTCCCGATTTATGCAGGCGCTGCAACAGATTCTGAACAAAAATGAATTTCAGTTATTGCTGGGTTGCCATGAATATAGTCAGCGGAAAGAAGCTGAAATACTGATGACGTTACTGCAAAGCAATCCGGCAGCCGTGGTGATATTTGGCTCACAACTGGCAGATAAAACCTATCAACTGCTTGAACGGGCCAATATTCCTACCGTTAATGTGGTGGGGTCCTATTTTAAAGGGGCGAAAATTACCCTTGAGGCGGCATTTTTTGAATCCGCTTATGCATTAAGCCGTCATTTACTGGAGCGCGGTTATCACAATATTGGTTTTATTGGCGCTCATATGGATAACCGCTTACAACGTCAGCAACTGAATGGCTGGCATAAAGCGATGCTGGAACATTATAAAAATGCTGATCAAACCGTCACCACACCAGAAACAGCCAGCTTACAGTTTGGTCGCTATGCCTTGACGGAAATTCTGCAACGCCAGCCTGAGCTGGATGCGGTTATTTGCAGCCACGAAGATATCGCTTTGGGGGTACTGTTTGAATGCCAACGTCGCTTGCTGAAAATTCCCGGCGGGATCGCGGTTGCCTGCCTGGATGGTTCTGATAACTGCGATCAGACTCACCCGACGCTGACGTCGATGCGTATCGATTACCGGAAGATGGGTAAAGATGCTGGCAAGATGTTGATCGAACTGCTCGAGAGTGAGGACGATGGCGAGTTGAGTGAACCGGTTAGCCAGAGTTTCAGCTATAAATTTGAACCACGGCAGAGTACCTGA